The window AATcatgaatcaataaataaataaacaacttagttatttcattaaaataccttCAAATGgacataaataatatattcattaaacaaatgtatttattgatatttttgttttctatgcATTTTCATTCCCATATTTATTTACTCTgcaatttaatattattaatgaatgtctttatttattattaaatgttataactttttatttatttatttattcattcattcattcattcatttatttaattattattttcctgtttattcccCAAATAtttatgtctctctgtcttctttctataatatattatatatatgtattataatttagtgtaaatatactgactgtgtgtgtgtgtgtgtgtgtgtgtagtggccatggttctggttctggttctggttctcctGAACCTCCTAAAGATAAACCAGCCAAGTCCAGTGCCAAAGCTCTGTACGGTGAGTTCAAGTTCAATGTTTCTGCTCGTTCATgtttctgattgattgattttatttgaccattcttgatataaatATACAGCAACCTGTGCcatatgtgtatcattcattcattcattcattcattcatcaaccATTCATAagacacataaaacataaaccACAGGTTCAAACATCATGACAGATTCAGACTGGAGTTAAACCAGTTGTTCACGTTTTGTTTCAAACTGCTTCTGACTGATGAGTCACCAGGTAACTTGTTCCAAAGAACACTTCCAACGTAAAGGAAGGACTCGTTACCCATGTTCCTCTAAAccagggggctcaaactggcggcccgcgggccagttgtggccctcgtgatgatatgttgtggcccccaccttgatatgaaagtttaatgtgagttttatattaatggcactttaccgtgttgtggtggaaggtccctttaattactgtttttggtcattttgtttcttttttaagtaatttcgttttttttctgtcattttgtgtcttttttgtcctttttttaagttatttagtgttttttcagtctttttatgtctttttggtaattttgtgtcattttttgggtaattttgtgtctttaaataattctgtgtcttttgttggtcatttttttttttttttttttaagtaatttagtttttttcagtcattttgtgtcttttttctggtaattttgtgtctttttggtcatgttgatactgccttcagcggccccaggtcatttgagttgagacccctggtctgaACTCTAGGTGGTACAAAGTCCGTTACGCTGCCCCTAGTGGAATAGCGGTGAACTTCATTTACtctatttaaataatatataaatcaaGGTAACTTGTTTTGTGAGGTCTGTAGCCTATAATTCAGAttcattgtgacatcataataCCATGAGCCACATGCATCATCAGAGTGGCTGAGTTAAGGCTCCTGCCACGATGACCATTGTGTTTCTATCCAGAAATGTTTCAATTCTGGCCATAAAACTAAGGTTTATTTTGGTGATGCCACTTAAGTTGCAGTCTAACACACAGTCAAGGTAACTGACTGATTCCTTGGCTGTAATTTCAGAATCTCCACCTAGAACTTTAAAACtggaggtttttaaaaaatctaatcttTGATCCAAAAAGAATGGATTGTGTTTTTCCTACATGGAGTGACAACCTGTTGTCAGTCATCCACCTGCTAACATTTAGAAGTGATTGTTCACTAATGTTATTATCCTCATGAGAAACTACCAGCGCAGAATCGTCTGCATGTTAAAAAGATTAGATGAACAGACCGCCTTTAGATCtttaatatataaaagaaagagaagtgGACCTAAAACACTCCCTTGAGGAACGCCACAGTCAATGCCAAGAGGCTGGATTAATGTTTCTGCTCGTTAATATTTCTGCTCGTTAATAATTCTGCTCGTTAATATTTCTGCTCGTTAACAGGATCAGATGAAATGTATTTCCTTCGCTCGTCTtccaaacataaaaagaaaagtcaaagtgagacgtgtgtgtgtgtgtgtgtgtgtgtgtgtgtgtgtgtgctctgattTTCTGTTGGAAtataaactataataataaataataatacattaataataaaaaaatattcaaattgtctgaaaacctttttaaattaatttttaaaaaagtatctgtattttttaattgactAAATAATTCTAAttatcatgtttattattattattattattatttatttgaactattttattattactattatttgtattaatgtttTTTCCTATTTAACAATTTCAATGTTAATTGAattattaaaaactattttaagtaaattatttttattattattattattattattattgttgttgttgttttgtgtgtgtgtgtgtgtgtttgtgtgactttgCAACCATCTTTTTAAGTGTGTTCTTAATATTTTGGCTGATTTTAagtttctggtgtttttgttcTGCTCGGaagctttttgtgtgtgaaaacctttttaaatgaaataaatcaataaatataaatttatctttattcatttattttgtttattttctccagaacaaagaaaacatttcaccAAAACCAGCATCAACAGTCTGACGGACACGTCGCAGTATCATGTGGaggtgattattattattattatcattattattattatttacatgccTTTGTCTGCACCACATTCAGTAGTATTCTTCTTAAATGGTtaaatttttttcaatatatttaaaattttattccaagtttttttttttttaatcgtttgtTTTAACATTGTCGCTGAATTTATGAAGTTTTGTCGCCTTCGACAAATTAATGTGGCTCCACCAATCACAGCGCTCCCTGAACGTTTTTTACCCGGTAACTAACCAAAGTAAGACTCTGATTGGTCGGGACATTTCGGTTTTATTTTTCCATAATTTATAATAttagtggttgttttgtgttagtatctgtttgttttttcctcttcagttaattattgttttcatggTGGACTATTGATAGAAAGAAACATTTAGattttatgaattatttcaaGTTAAATAAGCTCTAAACGAGAGGAAaagatttttattgattttgtagATTAcctaataaattattttgaacatttagtttttgtgagGAGTTCACATGCTGCTGAATAAATTGGAGCTGAGACGCTCTCGTTTGATTTTCAGCACCTGACCACGTTCGTGTTGGACCGTAAAGACGGGATGATCACGGTGGACGACGGCGTGCGGCGTCTCCGCCTGCTGGACGCCAAAGGGAAGGTGTGGACTCAGGAGAtgctgctgcaggtggaggAGAAGACCGTCAGCCTCATCGACCAGGAGACCAAGGTCAGCCGGGGACCAGGCTCAAATCCTACGCAGACGATTAGCCGATCTACATGTCCCAAAAAACCAGACATTAAATATTCAGACCTATATGGGGATCCTCTGAtttacagactgctgctgcagctccatgGAAGTTATCTTTTCAATTATTTGTCTTTATATGATTTAAATTCCAAATGGAACATGATGGCATAATTTGTGATGGCTGGTCTGCATAAAAcgactacaaaatgaccacaagttgatgcaaaatgtcccaaaaacagaaacaaaagacaaaaaatagatgcaaaatgaccacagacaCCCAGAACTACCACAATGAGATAcagaaggactaaaaaagatgcaaaacaaccacagagacacgttaaacaattaaaaatagttgcaaaataactaaaaccaCATGCAGAGTGACTATTAagcctgtggagtctccaaagtctccaaataatccagacttgttgcctccatcagactagaaaacaaagcagcgtggagccctactgtacatttacctctaaagttctggctgtaaactccatgaggccagtttcagtttgatgatgatataccaagtaaaactggagacaagctcaaatagatttagtatcaaatgatagaactggatggaaccctcttatatggtagatttgacacctttggtcacatttgacacatttaacattctttattgagcatgatagtgttttgaaagttaaaaaaaagattcaaaatcacattttatgttggactgaaggactaaaaaagacacaaaatgacaaaaaaaagacacaaaataagcaaaaagacacaaaatgacaaaaaaaagagacaaaatgacaaataaagagacaaaatgacaaaaaaagacacaaaatgaccaaaaagacacaaaatgactaaaaaagacacaaaaagactaaaaaaagacaaaatgacaaaaaaacaaaacacaaaatgactaaaaaaagccacaaaatgccaaaaaaagacacaaaatgaccaaaaaagacacaaaatgacaaaaaaaagacaaaatgactacaaaaataacaaaaaaaaaagacatcaaatgacttacaaagacacaaaaaagacatgaaaaggattcaaaaattgacaaaatagttCAAGACTCCATAGGGTTAAAGACTATACAATTACAAAATGTGTGCAAAATGAGTAAACATGGAGGcaaaaatgatcacaaacacacagaaggaCTAAAGGAAAGGTTTGGTTTCAGAACGAGCTGGAGAACTTCCCCGTGGGGACGATCCAGCACTGCCAGGCCGTGGTCAACGCCTGCAGCTACGACTCCATCCTGGCTCTGGTCTGTAAAGACTCGGGCCAGAGCAAGCCTGACCTGCACCTCTTCCAGTGTGACCACATCAAGGTAAACTGGTGCTGCTGGTTCACAACGGACCTTACTGACATAACCActttatgcacattttagtgTGAATTTGAGCTAAAACTGcaatttatgatgattttaaacaCATATCACTTCATcttgttgttatatttttctgacTTGAATTATCTATTAATTGTTTATGctattaaatgtcagaaaatactttatttatctttacaaaaaaaaatacttgttttttgCAACTGAAGAGGACCGAGGTTAGAGCCCTGGGGTACACCACGACACAGGAGTACCCCAGAACATGTTTAATGTTCCGGGTGTTTTtgacatttctgtgttttctgaacGGTTCTGTGGGTTCTGCCCCAGGCGAGTCTGATCCACGCCGACATTGAAAGTGCCATGATCGACGCCAAAGGAGGGAAAGTGAAGAAGAGGCCGGAGACGCTCAAGTAAGAACCGACCAATCAAACACTGACAGCTGCTGTTGACTCTGACAGCTGATTGGCTGCTCTCTGCGTCCGTCTGCAGGATGATCCTGAAGAGCGACGGGATCATCCCCCCGCCGCCCGCCGCCCCCGCCCCCGAACCGCCCGCAGCGGCCAATCAGGTGGACGTGAAGAGTCGCGCCGCCGCCTGGTCGGCGTGGACCAATGAGCAGCAAGACTGTGAGTGATGTCACACCACAACAACGTTTATTCACTTTAAACTCTCTGAGTTCAAACTTACTAAACTTTACAGTCAGATCTGAAAATGTGTCTGAAATATTGAATATTTCCATAAAAACATCTCctgtttgaaaatatttaactgaaagaaaaacttttattctgaaaaggaaaataaaagagtTCAGGAggtaaaactataaaacataaaataatatccAGAACTGTAAAATATTAACAGAAACATGtagaaatgacaaaataacgTTCAANNNNNNNNNNNNNNNNNNNNNNNNNNNNNNNNNNNNNNNNNNNNNNNNNNNNNNNNNNNNNNNNNNNNNNNNNNNNNNNNNNNNNNNNNNNNNNNNNNNNatgtaaataaaatgtatataatttaatttaatttattctttaacctcattttgggtctctgacgggggccacggggtcgtctccccttggggaggatggcacggagcgtgcacctggatggcatcgcgcctgacggcgctctgccatcccaaaatccctcatacctaaccctaaccctgaccctgaccctgaccctaaccctaaccctaaccctaacccctaaccctgaccctgaccctgaccctgaccctaaccctaaccctaacccaaccctaaccctaaccctaaccctaaccctaaccctaccctaaccctaactgaaccctaaccctaactgaaccctaaccctaactgaaccctaaccctaactgaaccctaaccctaaccctaactgaaccctaaccctaaccctaaccacttagtaaaattttcaccttttacatgtattgctatggggatttttgacatgcccttaactcaacaacggtacctcccacaagtttgcaattggtgtctaccccccctatttcggccacgcccgtcacgtagagccaactcacgtgtctctacgaccttcctatcaaaagttagaatttttcagaaaacggaaatttccgaattccgtttttggccaatatctccggaaccgaaggtgctagagacttgaaagtcggtcgcgtcagacctaatttggggtcgctgaacacgccagagttgaattcaagtctctacgacttaccgttccggagatatggccattttaaagtttcaaactaagatttcgaaaatttcccaaggttccacggggtcaaacgacacaccattggaaaggtctggggccaaggaatccaaggaacttggttctatgatgataggacattcctatccggagttattggcaaaaacattcttgaggggcccctcaaaggacgtatttatccctataacctaaccctaaccctaaccctaaccctaacccctaacccctaaccctaaccctaaccctaaccctaacccctaaccctaaccctaaccctaaccctaaccctaaccccccctaaccctaaccctaaccctaacccctaaccctaaccctaaccctaaccctaacccaaccctaaccctaaccctaaccctaaccctaatcctaaccctaaccctaaccctaaccctaaccctaactgtacataatcatttttcataacttaattttggtgtttttaatggagtttATGTTGTACATAGTTTATGGATTTTCAGtcccatttgtgtttttgttctataaatgtaaataaaatgtatataatttaatttaatttattctttaacctcattttgggtctctgacgggggccacggggtcgtctccccttggggaggatggcacggagcgtgcacctggatggcatcgcgcctgacggcgctctgccatcccaaaatccctcatacctaaccctaaccctgaccctgaccctgaccctaaccctaaccctaaccctaacccctaaccctgaccctgaccctgaccctgaccctaaccctaaccctaacccaaccctaaccctaaccctaaccctaaccctaaccctaccctaaccctaactgaaccctaaccctaactgaaccctaaccctaactgaaccctaaccctaactgaaccctaaccctaaccctaactgaaccctaaccctaaccctaaccacttagtaaaattttcaccttttacatgtattgctatggggatttttgacatgcccttaactcaacaacggtacctcccacaagtttgcaattggtgtctaccccccctatttcggccacgcccgccACGTAGAGCcaactcacgtgtctctacgaccttcctatcaaaagttagaatttttcagaaaacggaaatttccgaattccgtttttggccaatatctccggaaccgaaggtgctagagacttgaaagtcggtcgcgtcagacctaatttggggtcgctgaacacgccagagttgaattcaagtctctacgacttaccgttccggagatatggccattttaaagtttcaaactaagatttcgaaaatttcccaaggttccacggggtcaaacgacacaccattggaaaggtctggggccaaggaatccaaggaacttggttctatgatgataggacattcctatccggagttattggcaaaaacattcttgaggggcccctcaaaggacgtatttatccctataacctaaccctaaccctaaccctaaccctaacctaaccctaaccctaaccctaaccctaaaccctaaaccctaaccctaaccctaaccctaacccaaccctaaccctaaccctaaccctaaccctaaccctaatcctaaccctaaccctaaccctaaccctaaccctaaccctaactgtacataatcatttttcataacttaattttggtgtttttaatggagtttATGTTGTACATAGTTTATGGATTTTCAGtcccatttgtgtttttgttctataaatgtaaataaaatgtatataatttaatttaatttattctttaacctcattttgggtctctgacgggggccacggggtcgtctccccttggggaggatggcacggagcgtgcacctggatggcatcgcgcctgacggcgctctgccatcccaaaatccctcatacctaaccctaaccctgaccctgaccctgaccctaaccctaaccctaaccctaacccctaaccctgaccctgaccctgaccctgaccctaaccctaaccctaacccaaccctaaccctaaccctaaccctaaccctaaccctaccctaaccctaactgaaccctaaccctaactgaaccctaaccctaactgaaccctaaccctaaccctaactgaaccctaaccctaaccctaaccacttagtaaaattttcaccttttacatgtattgctatggggatttttgacatgcccttaactcaacaacggtacctcccacaagtttgcaattggtgtctaccccccctatttcggccacgcccgtcacgtagagccaactcacgtgtctctacgaccttcctatcaaaagttagaatttttcagaaaacggaaatttccgaattccgtttttggccaatatctccggaaccgaaggtgctagagacttgaaagtcggtcgcgtcagacctaatttggggtcgctgaacacgccagagttgaattcaagtctctacgacttaccgttccggagatatggccattttaaagtttcaaactaagatttcgaaaatttcccaaggttccacggggtcaaacgacacaccattggaaaggtctggggccaaggaatccaaggaacttggttctatgatgataggacattcctatccggagttattggcaaaaacattcttgaggggcccctcaaaggacgtatttatccctataacctaaccctaaccctaaccctaaccctaaccctaaccctaaccctaaccctaaccctaaccctaaccctaaccctaaccctaaccctaaccctaaccctaaccctaaccctaaccctaaccctgaccctgaccctaaccctaaccctaacccaaccctaaccctaaccctaaccctaaccctaaccctaccctaaccctaactgaaccctaaccctaactgaaccctaaccctaactgaaccctaaccctaactgaaccctaaccctaaccctaactgaaccctaaccctaaccctaaccacttagtaaaattttcaccttttacatgtattgctatggggatttttgacatgcccttaactcaacaacggtacctcccacaagtttgcaattggtgtctaccccccctatttcggccacgcccgtcacgtagagccaactcacgtgtctctacgaccttcctatcaaaagttagaatttttcagaaaacggaaatttccgaattccgtttttggccaatatctccggaaccgaaggtgctagagacttgaaagtcggtcgcgtcagacctaatttggggtcgctgaacacgccagagttgaattcaagtctctacgacttaccgttccggagatatggccattttaaagtttcaaactaagatttcgaaaatttcccaaggttccacggggtcaaacgacacaccattggaaaggtctggggccaaggaatccaaggaacttggttctatgatgataggacattcctatccggagttattggcaaaaacattcttgaggggcccctcaaaggacgtatttatccctataacctaaccctaaccctaaccctaaccctaacctaaccctaaccctaaccctaaccctaaaccctaaaccctaaccctaaccctaaccctaacccaaccctaaccctaaccctaaccctaaccctaaccctaccctaaccctaaccctaaccctaatcctaaccctaaccctaaccctaaccctaaccctaactgtacataatcatttttcataacttaattttggtgtttttaatggagtttATGTTGTACATAGTTTATGGATTTTCAGtcccatttgtgtttttgttctataaatgtaaataaaatgtatataatttaatttaatttattctttaacctcattttgggtctctgacgggggccacggggtcgtctccccttggggaggatggcacggagcgtgcacctggatggcatcgcgcctgacggcgctctgccatcccaaaatccctcatacctaaccctaaccctgaccctgaccctgaccctaaccctaaccctaaccctaacccctaaccctgaccctgaccctgaccctgaccctaaccctaaccctaacccaaccctaaccctaaccctaaccctaaccctaaccctaccctaaccctaactgaaccctaaccctaactgaaccctaaccctaactgaaccctaaccctaactgaaccctaaccctaaccctaactgaaccctaaccctaaccctaaccacttagtaaaattttcaccttttacatgtattgctatggggatttttgacatgcccttaactcaacaacggtacctcccacaagtttgcaattggtgtctaccccccctatttcggccacgcccgtcacgtagagccaactcacgtgtctctacgaccttcctatcaaaagttagaatttttcagaaaacggaaatttccgaattccgtttttggccaatatctccggaaccgaaggtgctagagacttgaaagtcggtcgcgtcagacctaatttggggtcgctgaacacgccagagttgaattcaagtctctacgacttaccgttccggagatat of the Centropristis striata isolate RG_2023a ecotype Rhode Island chromosome 22, C.striata_1.0, whole genome shotgun sequence genome contains:
- the eps8a gene encoding epidermal growth factor receptor kinase substrate 8a isoform X1, whose translation is MNGFEPSALSSSGIFSSFTNGHGSGSGSGSPEPPKDKPAKSSAKALYGSDEMYFLRSSSKHKKKSQKQRKHFTKTSINSLTDTSQYHVEHLTTFVLDRKDGMITVDDGVRRLRLLDAKGKVWTQEMLLQVEEKTVSLIDQETKNELENFPVGTIQHCQAVVNACSYDSILALVCKDSGQSKPDLHLFQCDHIKASLIHADIESAMIDAKGGKVKKRPETLKMILKSDGIIPPPPAAPAPEPPAAANQVDVKSRAAAWSAWTNEQQDCE
- the eps8a gene encoding epidermal growth factor receptor kinase substrate 8a isoform X2 is translated as MNGFEPSALSSSGIFSSFTNGHGSGSGSGSPEPPKDKPAKSSAKALYEQRKHFTKTSINSLTDTSQYHVEHLTTFVLDRKDGMITVDDGVRRLRLLDAKGKVWTQEMLLQVEEKTVSLIDQETKNELENFPVGTIQHCQAVVNACSYDSILALVCKDSGQSKPDLHLFQCDHIKASLIHADIESAMIDAKGGKVKKRPETLKMILKSDGIIPPPPAAPAPEPPAAANQVDVKSRAAAWSAWTNEQQDCE